In one Luteitalea sp. genomic region, the following are encoded:
- a CDS encoding RNA polymerase sigma factor, with protein sequence ESRLVPFSDLELAAGQNADSPESSWFDTQGRWCEPPASWSSADPQALVLRQEVHRALEAAIHALPAGPRAVVMLRDIEGLPAEEACNILEISETNQRVLLHRGRTRVRRALAALLERR encoded by the coding sequence GGAAAGCCGTCTGGTGCCGTTCTCGGATCTCGAGCTTGCGGCGGGGCAGAACGCCGACTCGCCGGAGAGCTCCTGGTTCGACACCCAGGGGCGGTGGTGCGAACCGCCGGCCTCCTGGAGCTCGGCCGATCCCCAGGCGCTGGTCCTGCGTCAGGAGGTTCATCGGGCGCTGGAGGCCGCAATCCACGCCCTGCCTGCCGGCCCGCGCGCGGTTGTCATGCTCAGAGACATCGAGGGCCTGCCAGCCGAGGAGGCCTGTAACATTCTCGAGATTTCCGAGACCAATCAACGTGTCTTGCTGCACCGCGGCCGGACACGTGTCCGGCGCGCGCTTGCGGCCCTGCTGGAGCGACGCTGA
- a CDS encoding anti-sigma factor — protein MLTCKDVTERLTAYLEQDLSWWERMQFRLHLAMCKFCRRYVSQMRTTLAMLRRLEPSAKGGSIDATLREAFRAWRKEEQVP, from the coding sequence ATGCTGACCTGCAAAGACGTGACTGAACGGCTGACCGCCTATCTCGAACAGGACCTGTCGTGGTGGGAGCGAATGCAGTTCAGGCTCCACCTCGCGATGTGCAAGTTCTGCCGGCGCTACGTGTCGCAAATGCGGACGACGCTCGCGATGCTGCGGCGGCTCGAGCCGAGCGCCAAGGGCGGCTCGATCGACGCCACGCTGCGAGAGGCGTTTCGGGCATGGCGCAAGGAGGAGCAGGTTCCATAG